In a genomic window of Mucilaginibacter sp. KACC 22063:
- a CDS encoding peptidoglycan-binding protein produces the protein MIKKQFEKELVISATCSKSTASKKADVLKIQSWLNLFALTHPDSGTATAIDGDFGPSTDKAVKNFQKFYSLSPNGVVDNALFSRMADPLNKAFTAKGKATDLRSLIVEIAQAHLAQHPYELVINNQSNSGPWVRSYMDGNEGKEWYWCMGFVQTILDQAASQLGKDFRTLMPLTYSCDTVGVTGIHKGLLIRSKDVRNNPSLVKPGDIFLLQKSPTDWYHTGFVTGVDNDIFETIEGNTNTDGSANGNGVYKRTRNFRKQTLDVFSIKPLV, from the coding sequence ATGATCAAAAAGCAATTTGAAAAAGAGCTGGTAATTTCTGCCACCTGCTCAAAAAGCACAGCCAGTAAAAAAGCCGATGTATTGAAGATTCAATCATGGCTTAATCTATTTGCACTTACACATCCTGATTCGGGTACCGCAACGGCTATCGACGGTGATTTTGGCCCTTCAACAGATAAGGCAGTCAAAAACTTTCAGAAGTTCTATAGTCTTAGCCCAAACGGTGTGGTTGACAACGCTCTATTCAGCCGCATGGCAGACCCACTTAACAAAGCCTTCACTGCTAAAGGCAAAGCGACAGATCTGCGCAGCCTGATTGTCGAAATTGCGCAGGCTCACCTGGCGCAACACCCTTATGAGTTGGTGATCAATAACCAGTCTAACTCAGGGCCGTGGGTGCGCAGCTATATGGATGGAAACGAGGGAAAAGAATGGTACTGGTGTATGGGCTTTGTACAAACCATACTTGACCAGGCTGCATCGCAATTAGGCAAAGATTTCCGAACGCTGATGCCGCTTACTTACAGCTGTGATACGGTAGGTGTAACAGGCATCCATAAAGGCTTACTGATACGCAGTAAAGATGTGCGTAACAATCCATCTTTAGTTAAGCCGGGCGATATTTTCCTGCTTCAAAAATCACCGACGGACTGGTACCATACAGGGTTTGTAACCGGTGTAGACAACGACATTTTTGAAACTATTGAAGGTAATACCAACACCGATGGTTCGGCAAATGGCAACGGTGTTTACAAACGGACGAGAAATTTCAGAAAGCAAACGCTGGATGTGTTTTCGATAAAACCATTAGTTTAA
- a CDS encoding zinc-dependent peptidase, producing MIYIVILILLVTLVAWYLSSNKRKVPVTDVAAPKSSYKDLLNAHVEYYNKLNDADQLRFERLISEFLTEVNVEGVGVEVTDVIRILVAASAIIPVFGFKEWRYQNLTNVIVYPDTFDAEYQFEGENRNIMGMVGTGYMNGQMLLSYSALLKGFSKSSGKENTGIHEFVHLLDKSDGATDGVPENMMSHEYATPWLQMMHKEMHRIKEGKSDINPYALTNEAEFLAVASEYFFEKPDQFKAKHPELYEQLSQVFRQEPAND from the coding sequence ATGATCTACATCGTAATACTTATTCTCTTAGTTACTTTGGTTGCATGGTATTTAAGCAGCAACAAACGTAAGGTACCGGTAACTGATGTTGCTGCCCCTAAATCCAGTTATAAAGACCTGCTTAATGCACATGTTGAATATTACAACAAGCTTAATGATGCTGATCAACTACGTTTTGAGCGTTTGATAAGTGAGTTTCTGACAGAAGTAAATGTGGAAGGTGTTGGTGTTGAGGTTACCGATGTGATCCGTATACTTGTTGCCGCAAGCGCCATAATCCCTGTGTTTGGTTTTAAAGAATGGCGATACCAAAACCTGACCAATGTAATTGTGTACCCTGATACCTTTGATGCCGAATACCAGTTTGAAGGAGAAAACCGTAACATTATGGGTATGGTAGGTACCGGATATATGAACGGGCAGATGCTGTTATCATACTCTGCTCTTTTAAAAGGTTTTTCAAAAAGTAGCGGAAAGGAAAATACCGGTATCCATGAGTTTGTGCATTTGCTCGATAAATCTGACGGTGCTACAGACGGGGTGCCTGAAAACATGATGAGCCACGAATATGCCACGCCATGGTTGCAAATGATGCATAAAGAAATGCACCGCATCAAAGAGGGTAAATCGGATATTAACCCTTATGCGCTTACCAACGAAGCAGAGTTTTTAGCCGTGGCTTCTGAATATTTCTTCGAAAAACCAGACCAGTTTAAGGCTAAACACCCTGAACTTTACGAACAGTTAAGCCAGGTTTTCAGGCAGGAACCTGCAAATGACTAA
- a CDS encoding DUF5672 family protein — translation MPVNVAVVIPVYQNTISDWESIALQQCNKILANYPKIVVKPQSLILSNEFSRSEYTAVYDFDDAYFSGIAGYNKLMLSADFYSHFSDYEFILIYQMDAFVFKDELNYWCDQEFDYIGAPWIRKKQDKNPIKRITVEAQQKISTALNLKKNGVPNKYQFENKVGNGGFSLRRVSKFLEVATSMRTEIESYLEKIAHQYNEDAFWSIEANRKRNNLNIPDWQTGLRFAFETYPERALQLNNNELPFGCHDWDNYPDFWRPVFNKFGYNF, via the coding sequence ATGCCAGTGAATGTTGCTGTAGTTATTCCTGTTTATCAAAATACGATTTCCGATTGGGAAAGTATTGCCTTGCAGCAGTGCAATAAAATACTGGCAAACTACCCGAAAATTGTGGTAAAGCCGCAAAGCCTTATACTTTCTAACGAGTTTAGTAGATCAGAATATACCGCTGTTTATGATTTCGATGATGCCTATTTTTCAGGGATAGCAGGTTATAATAAATTAATGTTATCTGCAGATTTCTACAGCCATTTCTCAGACTATGAATTTATTCTGATTTACCAGATGGATGCCTTTGTTTTCAAAGATGAATTAAATTATTGGTGCGATCAGGAATTTGATTACATCGGGGCACCCTGGATAAGAAAAAAGCAGGATAAAAATCCAATTAAGAGAATTACAGTTGAAGCCCAGCAAAAGATATCAACGGCTTTAAACCTCAAAAAAAACGGCGTACCAAATAAATACCAATTTGAAAACAAAGTAGGTAACGGCGGATTTTCACTGCGTAGGGTAAGTAAATTTTTAGAAGTAGCTACCAGCATGCGCACAGAAATAGAGTCTTATTTAGAAAAAATAGCTCATCAATATAATGAAGACGCTTTCTGGAGTATTGAAGCAAACAGAAAGAGAAATAATTTAAATATTCCAGACTGGCAAACGGGCTTAAGGTTCGCTTTTGAAACTTATCCTGAACGTGCTCTTCAGCTAAACAACAATGAGTTGCCTTTTGGGTGCCATGACTGGGATAATTATCCTGATTTTTGGCGGCCAGTGTTTAACAAATTTGGTTATAACTTTTAA
- a CDS encoding Na+/H+ antiporter: MHQQIIQYTCLLAIILAVVMIAQKIKIAYPILLVLVGLPLGFVPGLRGIEIKPDIIFVVFLPPLLYEAAWNTSWKDFWKWRRVISSFAFLIVILTSCIVAYVSNNVIPGFTLATGFLLGGIISPPDAVSATAILKNVKVPKRFTAIVEGESLMNDASSLVIFRFALAAILTGKFVFIEAATSFVLVIVMGIATGLAVALAFYAIHRFLPTTPIMDIILTFITPYAMYIIAEEFHFSGVLAVVSGGLFLSARRHEILSHRSRLQGFNVWEAVAFVLNSLVFILIGLEFPVIIKALGPGGIGPAIKYSLIIIITLIITRFASTFGASAFTVFISRFITTADPRPGWKAPLLLGWTGMRGVVSLAAALSIPIALHSGEPFPQRNLILFITFSVIIATLVIQGLTLPVFIKLVDMPDPDLTISFEQQKQIVRKKLHKLSLQLLEDKYHDQLEKNDMVKALQLRLAADMELLHDWDKEGNRERTEAFYDDYRNIMANLMDEQRKFLRTINKKDNINDDIIREQMELLDLEEEKLRRYFLVGQDGEDA; this comes from the coding sequence ATGCATCAACAAATTATACAATACACCTGCCTGCTGGCTATCATCCTTGCCGTGGTTATGATAGCGCAAAAAATAAAAATTGCGTATCCCATCCTGCTGGTACTGGTTGGTTTGCCGTTGGGCTTTGTGCCCGGCTTAAGGGGCATTGAGATTAAGCCCGATATTATTTTTGTGGTGTTTCTTCCGCCATTGCTGTATGAGGCCGCGTGGAATACATCATGGAAAGATTTCTGGAAATGGCGGAGGGTGATTTCCAGCTTTGCGTTTCTGATCGTTATACTTACATCCTGCATTGTCGCCTATGTATCAAACAACGTTATTCCGGGTTTTACACTGGCAACAGGCTTTCTGTTGGGCGGTATCATCTCCCCGCCCGATGCTGTATCTGCAACTGCTATTTTAAAAAATGTAAAGGTGCCTAAACGCTTTACTGCCATTGTAGAAGGCGAAAGCTTGATGAACGATGCATCGAGTTTGGTGATCTTTAGGTTTGCACTGGCAGCTATACTAACCGGTAAATTTGTTTTTATAGAAGCCGCCACCAGTTTTGTATTGGTAATTGTAATGGGGATAGCTACAGGCCTTGCCGTGGCATTGGCGTTTTACGCGATACACAGGTTTTTACCCACCACCCCCATCATGGATATCATCCTAACCTTTATTACCCCCTATGCCATGTATATCATTGCGGAGGAATTCCACTTTTCAGGGGTGCTTGCGGTAGTAAGCGGCGGCCTATTTCTTTCAGCCCGTAGGCATGAGATCCTTAGCCACAGAAGCAGGCTGCAAGGCTTTAACGTTTGGGAAGCTGTCGCTTTTGTGCTTAACAGCCTTGTATTCATTTTAATCGGGCTGGAGTTTCCGGTGATCATAAAAGCGCTTGGACCAGGCGGCATCGGTCCCGCAATTAAATATAGCCTCATCATTATTATTACGCTGATCATTACCCGCTTTGCAAGTACTTTTGGTGCTTCTGCTTTTACTGTCTTTATCAGCCGGTTTATCACTACCGCCGACCCAAGGCCCGGATGGAAAGCCCCACTTTTATTAGGCTGGACAGGGATGCGTGGCGTTGTATCGCTTGCTGCTGCATTAAGCATACCCATAGCACTGCATTCGGGCGAGCCATTTCCGCAACGTAACCTCATTCTGTTTATCACCTTCAGCGTAATTATAGCCACACTGGTTATACAGGGGTTAACCTTACCTGTATTTATCAAACTGGTTGATATGCCCGACCCTGACCTTACTATATCTTTCGAACAGCAGAAGCAAATAGTAAGAAAAAAGCTGCATAAGCTATCTTTGCAACTACTTGAAGACAAGTACCACGATCAATTAGAGAAAAACGATATGGTAAAGGCGCTTCAGTTACGTTTGGCTGCTGATATGGAATTGCTGCATGATTGGGACAAAGAAGGCAACCGCGAACGTACCGAAGCATTTTATGACGACTATAGGAATATTATGGCAAACCTGATGGACGAGCAACGTAAGTTTCTAAGAACCATTAACAAAAAGGATAACATCAACGATGATATTATCCGCGAACAAATGGAGCTGCTTGACCTTGAAGAGGAAAAACTACGCCGTTATTTCCTTGTAGGGCAAGATGGTGAAGATGCTTAG